CTCGGTCAGTCGAAGGACCTCGGCGATCTCCGCGTAGGACTGCCCCTCCACCTCATAGAGCAGCCAGACGAGTCGCTGTTCAGGCGGCAGGGTGGCAAGGACCCGGTCGAGCTCGTCGACCGCCGCCGAGGCCTCAGCGCGATGCTCGACCGAGGCACCCGTTGCTGATTGTTCCACCATGTCTGCCGGATCAACAGTGTCAGTTCGGCGGACCTGTTTCCGACGGAGGAAGTCCAGACAGCCGTTGCTGGCCAGGCGGAAGATCCAGGCTTTGAATGCGGCGGGGTCCTGGAGGGAGTCTAGTCTGCGCCACGTGGTCAGGAACGTGTCCTGGACGATGTCCTCGGCGTCGGCGTTTTGGTGGAGCATGCGGATGCACAGACCGAGGAGTCGGGATTCGTAGCGGTCGACCAGCTGCTCGAAGGCGGCAAGATCACCATCCTGGGCACGTGCAACAAGGGTGACCTCATCGGCACCTGGCGGGGGGGCCGCGTCGCCGGCGGCCTGGCGTGACATGGGCTCATCGTACACAGGGCTGCGGGAAGATCAGCGCCGGTCTCAGCGTTGAACATGTCGGTGCCACATCGGGCGCCGTTGACCACTGGCCATGATGCGCCTGCCGGCGCCGAACCAACCAGCACGAGGAGCACCTATGCCGACGGCTACCGCTACCGTGGATCGCGAGACGATGCATCAACTCTTCGAGGGTCGGCGCACGACGAACCTCTTCTCCGAAGGCGAGGTCGATCTGGATCTCATCGAGCGGGCGTACGCGGACGCGCGCTGGGCGCCGACCTCGATGAACTGCCAGCCGCTGCGCCTGACCGTGCTCAAGCCCGGCCCCCGGCGTGACGCCGTCGTCGAACACTTCAAAGGCGACAACGGGCAGAAGACGTCTGCTGCACCGATGACCGTGGTGGTGGCCTTCGACCCGAACTGGCACGAGCACATGCCGACACTCTTTCCCCACGTGGAGGGGTTGCGCGAGAAGTTCGCCGAACGGCTCGAGTTCCGCGAGAAGATGGGCCGCGACAACGCCTTTCTCCAGGCCGGATACTTCATCCTGGCGCTGCGCGCCCACGGGCTCGACGTCGGCCCCATGGCTGGCCTGGACGCACCCGGCGTTGACTCCGAGGTGCACACCGAGACCGGATGGAAGACGCTGATGGTGCTCAACGTCGGCCACGGACCCAGCGAGGACGAGAATGCGCAGTACCCACGCGGTCCGCGCTTTGATTTCAACGAGGCCGCCCAGGTTCTCTGAGATCCCGAGATTCGACAGGTCGCTGGGGGCGTGAGAACGTGACATCAGCGGCAACGACGAAGTACTGAGCAAGAAGGAGCATCATGATGACCGAGAACTCACCACAGATCACCGGCAAGACCATCGCACTCCTGGTCACCGACGGCGTGGAGCTTCCAGAGCTCACCGAGCCGATCGCGGCCATCACGGCAGCGGGCGGCACCGCCACGATCGTGTCCCCCAACGAGAAGTCGCTGCAGGCCATGGAAGGCGATTGGAAGCACTCTGATCACTTCGACGTCGACGTGCAGCTGAGCTCGGCTGCGGCGAGCGACTACGACGGACTGGTCCTTCCCGGCGGCACGCTCAACGCGGACAGCATTCGCATCAACGAGGATGCGCAGAAGTTCGTCTCTGCGTTCTTCGCGGCGAAGAAGCCGGTCGCGGCCATCTGCCACGGCCTGTGGATCCTCACCGAGGTGGATCAGGTCAAGGGCCGTCGCGTGACGAGCTTCCCCTCCCTGAAGACCGATCTGCGCAACTCCGGCGCCGAGTGGGTCGACGAGTCCGCCGTGGTCAGCGACGGACTGGTCACCTCCCGGACTCCGGATGATCTGGACGACTTCAACCACGCGTTCCTCACGCTGGTCGCCCAGGGCTGATACCCCGCGCCTCGACGAGAAGCGGCCAGGACCTGCAACGGGTCCTGGCCGCTTCTGCGTCACCAGGCGCGGCGAGGTTGGTGGAGGTGCCCTAATCTGGAGTCATGACTGACAATGAGCCCATGGCTGAGACTCCGCACCCCAAGCACCTCGGGCG
The nucleotide sequence above comes from Nesterenkonia halotolerans. Encoded proteins:
- a CDS encoding RNA polymerase sigma factor — its product is MSRQAAGDAAPPPGADEVTLVARAQDGDLAAFEQLVDRYESRLLGLCIRMLHQNADAEDIVQDTFLTTWRRLDSLQDPAAFKAWIFRLASNGCLDFLRRKQVRRTDTVDPADMVEQSATGASVEHRAEASAAVDELDRVLATLPPEQRLVWLLYEVEGQSYAEIAEVLRLTEGSVRGRIHRARIAIVEGMKAWA
- a CDS encoding malonic semialdehyde reductase, which produces MPTATATVDRETMHQLFEGRRTTNLFSEGEVDLDLIERAYADARWAPTSMNCQPLRLTVLKPGPRRDAVVEHFKGDNGQKTSAAPMTVVVAFDPNWHEHMPTLFPHVEGLREKFAERLEFREKMGRDNAFLQAGYFILALRAHGLDVGPMAGLDAPGVDSEVHTETGWKTLMVLNVGHGPSEDENAQYPRGPRFDFNEAAQVL
- a CDS encoding type 1 glutamine amidotransferase domain-containing protein translates to MTENSPQITGKTIALLVTDGVELPELTEPIAAITAAGGTATIVSPNEKSLQAMEGDWKHSDHFDVDVQLSSAAASDYDGLVLPGGTLNADSIRINEDAQKFVSAFFAAKKPVAAICHGLWILTEVDQVKGRRVTSFPSLKTDLRNSGAEWVDESAVVSDGLVTSRTPDDLDDFNHAFLTLVAQG